The Pangasianodon hypophthalmus isolate fPanHyp1 chromosome 13, fPanHyp1.pri, whole genome shotgun sequence genome includes a window with the following:
- the caskin1 gene encoding caskin-1 isoform X3 — MGKDQELLQAVKTEDLITVQKLLQRPKPGKAKLLGSAKKVNVNFQDTDGFSALHHAALNGNLELISLLLDSQAMVDIRDQKGMRPLHYAAWQGKSEPMKMLLKSGSSVNAQSDEGQIPLHLAAQHGHYDVSEMLLQHQSNPCIVDNAGKTPLDLACEFGRVGVVQLLLSSNMCAALLEPKPGDSTDPNGTSPLHLAAKNGHIDIIRLLIQAGIDINRQTKAGTALHEAALCGKTEVVRLLLDSGINATVRNTYSQTALDIVYQFTATQASREIKQMLRDASAALQVRALKDYCNNYDLTSLNIKAGDVITVLEQHSDGRWKGCIHDNRTGNDRVGYFPSSIVEVISKRPGATVICTEQYHTIAPASVCVSPAVAMVNGESCHFLPLSHQPLFTSFGYKSSQNSSAEPISQKGSRGSDSSGGPQGGSTEEIWVLRKPAAGGDRSSVSSSSSARSSGSGQSNTHILHAQAEGVKLLATVLSQSAKAKEHLLEQSRSVDSAITSNKASVSGVSPAPTSRSQSVSSCPVHEPQYTERKGDEGKTSEAVIEWLSEFQLQLYAPYFISAGYDIYTISRMTPEDLTAIGVTKPGHRKKMLSEINKLSVTEWTLDKKPANLCEWLNMIGLSQYHQILVQNGYENIDFITDITWEDLQEIGITKLGHQKKLMLAVKKLAEIQKGSEKRNMTRKKPQESTSIECPPPECTSPKLSALQENEPNTEIPDGSEKEPRTVRQNSGGGQRGSVSSVHPKPRQAYTQGPPYTPPQTPTKTKPPSSPKNGAEMMDKPTSSPTHRVYQDAGRKEEVQMDMTSHSAPPITVPQILLPPEGNESGKQEQEMKKRAHSLNRYDGEQERNEADMANANTTVQRRVSRSNSVRNQSDKNNDKNVKNEKNVNRGSQSFALRQKKKGPPPPPPKRSSSAISSSSTNLNDMPKDTGPGNLLDVNYNPQRRASAVETGVTVETGAGGAVETGSMGSVRSIAAMLEMSSIGGGAKGLAMQRSTAHYLQVSQSGGRQYDAIGLDGEVVNRRRTISGPVTDLVAAAKKKSQQSEPVPVQTTAQNEIQAKPMAENLPITEDRNLTVKTKPKQSEDSTGAIHLPPQEDSSNTDGSKKRTWSSKPPHDEARFYLTESNTVKRRPKIREKESEDETVYQNGTGTIKRRPVSDVTVSEQPRSVEKPVENAPRREKSDLDGKTAPGKTAKPPVSPKPVLHNVKRQDTPAAVTKKGAFPGAPGSPVEGKKVPPPVSPKPTPPPTAPKPNKNIIQKVAVTSLVSPSNQTVTITTATPPVTPPNAVKTPTSPAQSPQTPQTPITPPIKPPRSSIGGVSMDAGGGAPQTSEVAGVTSVDAVHQKIEETSASLAAALQAVEEKIKEDRNKDLLAENKSTVSILDDIGSMFDDLADQLDAMLE; from the exons tctgaaaTGTTGCTGCAGCACCAGTCAAACCCGTGCATAGTGGACAATGCAGGAAAAACGCCGCTGGACCTGGCGTGTGAATTTGGACGAGTCGGA gtggttcAGCTCCTCCTGAGCAGTAATATGTGCGCCGCTCTTCTGGAACCAAAACCAGGAGACTCGACTGATCCGAATGGCACCAGTCCGCTCCACCTTGCCGCTAAAAACGGACACATCGACATCATTAG gTTATTGATCCAGGCCGGCATCGACATTAACAGGCAGACTAAAGCGGGCACTGCCCTACATGAAGCAGCTCTGTGTGGGAAAACCGAGGTGGTGCGCCTCCTGCTGGAT AGTGGCATTAATGCGACGGTGAGGAACACGTACAGCCAGACGGCGCTGGACATCGTCTACCAGTTTACTGCCACTCAGGCTAGCCGAGAGATCAAACAGATGCTGCGAG atgcgTCTGCGGCTCTGCAGGTCAGGGCTCTTAAGGATTACTGCAACAACTACGACCTGACGAGCCTCAACATTAAAGCGGGAGACGTCATCACG GTTTTGGAGCAGCACTCTGATGGACGGTGGAAAGGCTGCATCCATGACAACCGAACAGGAAATGACAGAGTCGGATACTTCCCTTCTAGCATAGTGGAGGTGATTAGCAAGAGGCCGGGTGCTACAG TCATTTGTACTGAACAGTATCACACCATCGCgccggcgagtgtgtgtgtgtctcccgCCGTCGCCATGGTGAACGGAGAATCGTGTCATTTCCTGCCACTATCCCATCAGCCACTTTTCACTTCCTTTGGCTATAAAAGTTCACAAAACAGCTCGGCCGAGCCGATCAGCCAGAAAG GTTCTCGGGGTTCAGATTCCTCCGGAGGGCCACAGGGGGGCAGCACTGAGGAAATCTGGGTCCTGCGCAAACCTGCAGCAG GTGGGGACCGCAGCAGTGTGAGCAGTTCGAGCAGCGCTCGCTCGTCAGGCAGTGgacagagcaacacacacatcctccatGCTCAGGCAGAGGGAGTAAAG CTTCTTGCTACAGTTCTCTCTCAGTCAGCGAAGGCAAAAGAGCATCTGTTGGAACAGTCCAGATCTGTGGATTCAGCCATAACTTCTAATAAAG CCAGTGTCTCTGGTGTGTCTCCAGCTCCCACCTCCCGCAGTCAGAGTGTATCGAGCTGTCCTGTCCATGAGCCGCAGTACACAGAAAGGAAAGGAGATGAGGGGAAG ACCTCAGAGGCCGTTATTGAATGGCTGAGCGAATTTCAGCTGCAACTCTACGCACCATACTTCATCAGCGCTGGCTATGACATTTACACCATTAGCAGAATGACCCCAGAG GATTTGACAGCGATTGGTGTGACTAAACCGGGTCACCGCAAGAAAATGCTCTCAGAGATCAATAAGCTCAGTGTCACAGAGTGGACACTTGACAAAAAACCT GCTAATCTCTGCGAGTGGTTAAACATGATTGGACTGAGTCAGTATCACCAGATTTTGGTCCAAAACGGCTATGAAAACATCGACTTCATCACAGACATCACGTGGGAGGATCTGCAGGAAATCGGCATTACCAAACTCG GCCATCAGAAAAAGCTCATGCTCGCTGTAAAGAAGCTAGCTGAAATCCAGAAAGGCTCAGAAAAGCGAAACATGACTCGTAAAAAACCTCAGGAGTCAACATCCATTGAGTGCCCTCCCCCTGAGTGCACTTCTCCCAAACTGAGCGCCCTCCAGGAGAATGAGCCGAACACTGAGATTCCAGATGGATCTGAAAAGGAGCCACGTACAGTTCGCCAGAACAGCGGGGGTGGACAGAGGGGTAGCGTTTCATCTGTGCATCCCAAACCCCGGCAGGCTTACACTCAAGGTCCACCATATACACCGCCACAGACtccaaccaaaacaaaaccccCTTCATCTCCAAAAAATGGAGCTGAGATGATGGACAAACCCACTTCATCTCCCACACACAGGGTGTATCAGGACgcaggaaggaaggaggaagtGCAAATGGATATGACATCACATTCTGCACCACCCATAACCGTGCCTCAAATTCTCCTGCCACCAGAGGGCAATGAATCTGGTAAACAGgaacaagaaatgaaaaagcGCGCACACAGCCTAAATCGCTATGATGGCGAGCAGGAGCGCAATGAGGCCGACATGGCGAATGCGAACACTACTGTGCAGAGACGCGTCAGCCGGAGCAACTCTGTACGCAACCAGAGCgacaaaaataatgataaaaatgtcaaaaacgAGAAAAACGTGAACCGGGGCAGCCAATCTTTTGCTCTgaggcagaaaaagaaaggtcctcctcctccaccgcCAAAACGCTCTAGCTCGGCCATCTCAAGCTCCAGCACAAACCTAAACGACATGCCCAAAGACACGGGTCCTGGAAACCTTCTGGACGTCAACTACAACCCACAGAGACGAGCCAGTGCTGTGGAAACAGGTGTCACTGTGGAGACGGGGGCTGGTGGTGCCGTGGAGACAGGCAGTATGGGCAGCGTCAGGAGTATCGCCGCCATGTTGGAGATGTCGTCCATTGGAGGAGGAGCAAAAGGACTTGCCATGCAGAGATCTACAGCACATTATCTACAG gTGTCTCAATCAGGAGGTAGGCAATATGATGCAATTGGTTTAGACGGAGAAGTTGTGAATCGCCGCAGGACCATCAGTGGCCCAGTGACAGACCTTGTAGCAGCTGCTAAGAAAAAATCGCAACAATCCGAGCCAGTACCAGTCCAAACTACAGCACAGAATGAAATTCAGGCCAAACCAATGGCTGAGAACCTGCCTATTACTGAGGACAGAAACCTGACTGTTAAAACAAAGCCGAAGCAAAGTGAGGACAGCACAGGTGCCATCCACCTCCCACCACAGGAGGATTCTTCAAACACTGATGGCTCTAAAAAGAGGACCTGGAGCTCCAAGCCACCTCATGATGAAGCCAGATTTTACCTCACAGAGTCAAACACTGTCAAACGGAGGCCCAAGATCAGAGAGAAGGAGTCTGAGGATGAGACAGTTTATCAGAATGGAACCGGCACTATTAAGAGGCGTCCGGTTTCTGATGTTACTGTCTCCGAACAGCCCAGATCGGTAGAGAAGCCAGTGGAGAATGCACCTCGGAGAGAAAAATCAGACCTGGATGGAAAAACTGCCCCTGGTAAAACTGCTAAACCTCCAGTGTCTCCTAAACCCGTCCTCCATAACGTGAAGAGACAAGACACTCCAGCTGCAGTGACCAAAAAAGGCGCCTTTCCTGGAGCTCCTGGCAGCCCAG TCGAAGGGAAGAAAGTTCCTCCTCCGGTTTCTCCGAAACCCACTCCTCCACCCACAGCTCCCAaacctaataaaaatataattcagAAAGTTGCTGTGACATCACTGGTGTCACCTTCCAATCAGACCGTCACCATAACTACCGCCACACCCCCTGTCACGCCCCCTAATGCAGTAAAAACACCAACATCACCAGCTCAAAGTCCACAAACTCCACAGACTCCCATCACTCCACCCATTAAACCACCTCGCTCCTCCATCGGGGGGGTGTCTATGGACgctgggggcggggctccacAGACGTCAGAGGTCGCTGGAGTGACGAGTGTGGACGCGGTGCATCAGAAGATTGAGGAGACAAGTGCATCGCTCGCTGCAGCACTGCAGGCTGTGGAGGAGAAAATCAAAGAGGACAGGAATAAAGA CTTGTTGGCTGAGAATAAGAGCACAGTGAGCATCCTGGACGACATTGGCAGCATGTTCGACGACTTGGCCGATCAGCTGGATGCCATGCTGGAGTGA
- the caskin1 gene encoding caskin-1 isoform X1 — MGKDQELLQAVKTEDLITVQKLLQRPKPGKAKLLGSAKKVNVNFQDTDGFSALHHAALNGNLELISLLLDSQAMVDIRDQKGMRPLHYAAWQGKSEPMKMLLKSGSSVNAQSDEGQIPLHLAAQHGHYDVSEMLLQHQSNPCIVDNAGKTPLDLACEFGRVGVVQLLLSSNMCAALLEPKPGDSTDPNGTSPLHLAAKNGHIDIIRLLIQAGIDINRQTKAGTALHEAALCGKTEVVRLLLDSGINATVRNTYSQTALDIVYQFTATQASREIKQMLRDASAALQVRALKDYCNNYDLTSLNIKAGDVITVLEQHSDGRWKGCIHDNRTGNDRVGYFPSSIVEVISKRPGATVICTEQYHTIAPASVCVSPAVAMVNGESCHFLPLSHQPLFTSFGYKSSQNSSAEPISQKGSRGSDSSGGPQGGSTEEIWVLRKPAAGGDRSSVSSSSSARSSGSGQSNTHILHAQAEGVKLLATVLSQSAKAKEHLLEQSRSVDSAITSNKASVSGVSPAPTSRSQSVSSCPVHEPQYTERKGDEGKTSEAVIEWLSEFQLQLYAPYFISAGYDIYTISRMTPEDLTAIGVTKPGHRKKMLSEINKLSVTEWTLDKKPANLCEWLNMIGLSQYHQILVQNGYENIDFITDITWEDLQEIGITKLGHQKKLMLAVKKLAEIQKGSEKRNMTRKKPQESTSIECPPPECTSPKLSALQENEPNTEIPDGSEKEPRTVRQNSGGGQRGSVSSVHPKPRQAYTQGPPYTPPQTPTKTKPPSSPKNGAEMMDKPTSSPTHRVYQDAGRKEEVQMDMTSHSAPPITVPQILLPPEGNESGKQEQEMKKRAHSLNRYDGEQERNEADMANANTTVQRRVSRSNSVRNQSDKNNDKNVKNEKNVNRGSQSFALRQKKKGPPPPPPKRSSSAISSSSTNLNDMPKDTGPGNLLDVNYNPQRRASAVETGVTVETGAGGAVETGSMGSVRSIAAMLEMSSIGGGAKGLAMQRSTAHYLQVSQSGGRQYDAIGLDGEVVNRRRTISGPVTDLVAAAKKKSQQSEPVPVQTTAQNEIQAKPMAENLPITEDRNLTVKTKPKQSEDSTGAIHLPPQEDSSNTDGSKKRTWSSKPPHDEARFYLTESNTVKRRPKIREKESEDETVYQNGTGTIKRRPVSDVTVSEQPRSVEKPVENAPRREKSDLDGKTAPGKTAKPPVSPKPVLHNVKRQDTPAAVTKKGAFPGAPGSPGTTQCGPFSCPVFTQLFEGKKVPPPVSPKPTPPPTAPKPNKNIIQKVAVTSLVSPSNQTVTITTATPPVTPPNAVKTPTSPAQSPQTPQTPITPPIKPPRSSIGGVSMDAGGGAPQTSEVAGVTSVDAVHQKIEETSASLAAALQAVEEKIKEDRNKDLLAENKSTVSILDDIGSMFDDLADQLDAMLE; from the exons tctgaaaTGTTGCTGCAGCACCAGTCAAACCCGTGCATAGTGGACAATGCAGGAAAAACGCCGCTGGACCTGGCGTGTGAATTTGGACGAGTCGGA gtggttcAGCTCCTCCTGAGCAGTAATATGTGCGCCGCTCTTCTGGAACCAAAACCAGGAGACTCGACTGATCCGAATGGCACCAGTCCGCTCCACCTTGCCGCTAAAAACGGACACATCGACATCATTAG gTTATTGATCCAGGCCGGCATCGACATTAACAGGCAGACTAAAGCGGGCACTGCCCTACATGAAGCAGCTCTGTGTGGGAAAACCGAGGTGGTGCGCCTCCTGCTGGAT AGTGGCATTAATGCGACGGTGAGGAACACGTACAGCCAGACGGCGCTGGACATCGTCTACCAGTTTACTGCCACTCAGGCTAGCCGAGAGATCAAACAGATGCTGCGAG atgcgTCTGCGGCTCTGCAGGTCAGGGCTCTTAAGGATTACTGCAACAACTACGACCTGACGAGCCTCAACATTAAAGCGGGAGACGTCATCACG GTTTTGGAGCAGCACTCTGATGGACGGTGGAAAGGCTGCATCCATGACAACCGAACAGGAAATGACAGAGTCGGATACTTCCCTTCTAGCATAGTGGAGGTGATTAGCAAGAGGCCGGGTGCTACAG TCATTTGTACTGAACAGTATCACACCATCGCgccggcgagtgtgtgtgtgtctcccgCCGTCGCCATGGTGAACGGAGAATCGTGTCATTTCCTGCCACTATCCCATCAGCCACTTTTCACTTCCTTTGGCTATAAAAGTTCACAAAACAGCTCGGCCGAGCCGATCAGCCAGAAAG GTTCTCGGGGTTCAGATTCCTCCGGAGGGCCACAGGGGGGCAGCACTGAGGAAATCTGGGTCCTGCGCAAACCTGCAGCAG GTGGGGACCGCAGCAGTGTGAGCAGTTCGAGCAGCGCTCGCTCGTCAGGCAGTGgacagagcaacacacacatcctccatGCTCAGGCAGAGGGAGTAAAG CTTCTTGCTACAGTTCTCTCTCAGTCAGCGAAGGCAAAAGAGCATCTGTTGGAACAGTCCAGATCTGTGGATTCAGCCATAACTTCTAATAAAG CCAGTGTCTCTGGTGTGTCTCCAGCTCCCACCTCCCGCAGTCAGAGTGTATCGAGCTGTCCTGTCCATGAGCCGCAGTACACAGAAAGGAAAGGAGATGAGGGGAAG ACCTCAGAGGCCGTTATTGAATGGCTGAGCGAATTTCAGCTGCAACTCTACGCACCATACTTCATCAGCGCTGGCTATGACATTTACACCATTAGCAGAATGACCCCAGAG GATTTGACAGCGATTGGTGTGACTAAACCGGGTCACCGCAAGAAAATGCTCTCAGAGATCAATAAGCTCAGTGTCACAGAGTGGACACTTGACAAAAAACCT GCTAATCTCTGCGAGTGGTTAAACATGATTGGACTGAGTCAGTATCACCAGATTTTGGTCCAAAACGGCTATGAAAACATCGACTTCATCACAGACATCACGTGGGAGGATCTGCAGGAAATCGGCATTACCAAACTCG GCCATCAGAAAAAGCTCATGCTCGCTGTAAAGAAGCTAGCTGAAATCCAGAAAGGCTCAGAAAAGCGAAACATGACTCGTAAAAAACCTCAGGAGTCAACATCCATTGAGTGCCCTCCCCCTGAGTGCACTTCTCCCAAACTGAGCGCCCTCCAGGAGAATGAGCCGAACACTGAGATTCCAGATGGATCTGAAAAGGAGCCACGTACAGTTCGCCAGAACAGCGGGGGTGGACAGAGGGGTAGCGTTTCATCTGTGCATCCCAAACCCCGGCAGGCTTACACTCAAGGTCCACCATATACACCGCCACAGACtccaaccaaaacaaaaccccCTTCATCTCCAAAAAATGGAGCTGAGATGATGGACAAACCCACTTCATCTCCCACACACAGGGTGTATCAGGACgcaggaaggaaggaggaagtGCAAATGGATATGACATCACATTCTGCACCACCCATAACCGTGCCTCAAATTCTCCTGCCACCAGAGGGCAATGAATCTGGTAAACAGgaacaagaaatgaaaaagcGCGCACACAGCCTAAATCGCTATGATGGCGAGCAGGAGCGCAATGAGGCCGACATGGCGAATGCGAACACTACTGTGCAGAGACGCGTCAGCCGGAGCAACTCTGTACGCAACCAGAGCgacaaaaataatgataaaaatgtcaaaaacgAGAAAAACGTGAACCGGGGCAGCCAATCTTTTGCTCTgaggcagaaaaagaaaggtcctcctcctccaccgcCAAAACGCTCTAGCTCGGCCATCTCAAGCTCCAGCACAAACCTAAACGACATGCCCAAAGACACGGGTCCTGGAAACCTTCTGGACGTCAACTACAACCCACAGAGACGAGCCAGTGCTGTGGAAACAGGTGTCACTGTGGAGACGGGGGCTGGTGGTGCCGTGGAGACAGGCAGTATGGGCAGCGTCAGGAGTATCGCCGCCATGTTGGAGATGTCGTCCATTGGAGGAGGAGCAAAAGGACTTGCCATGCAGAGATCTACAGCACATTATCTACAG gTGTCTCAATCAGGAGGTAGGCAATATGATGCAATTGGTTTAGACGGAGAAGTTGTGAATCGCCGCAGGACCATCAGTGGCCCAGTGACAGACCTTGTAGCAGCTGCTAAGAAAAAATCGCAACAATCCGAGCCAGTACCAGTCCAAACTACAGCACAGAATGAAATTCAGGCCAAACCAATGGCTGAGAACCTGCCTATTACTGAGGACAGAAACCTGACTGTTAAAACAAAGCCGAAGCAAAGTGAGGACAGCACAGGTGCCATCCACCTCCCACCACAGGAGGATTCTTCAAACACTGATGGCTCTAAAAAGAGGACCTGGAGCTCCAAGCCACCTCATGATGAAGCCAGATTTTACCTCACAGAGTCAAACACTGTCAAACGGAGGCCCAAGATCAGAGAGAAGGAGTCTGAGGATGAGACAGTTTATCAGAATGGAACCGGCACTATTAAGAGGCGTCCGGTTTCTGATGTTACTGTCTCCGAACAGCCCAGATCGGTAGAGAAGCCAGTGGAGAATGCACCTCGGAGAGAAAAATCAGACCTGGATGGAAAAACTGCCCCTGGTAAAACTGCTAAACCTCCAGTGTCTCCTAAACCCGTCCTCCATAACGTGAAGAGACAAGACACTCCAGCTGCAGTGACCAAAAAAGGCGCCTTTCCTGGAGCTCCTGGCAGCCCAGGTACTACACAGTGTGGCCCTTTCTCTTGCCCTGTCTTTACCCAATTAT TCGAAGGGAAGAAAGTTCCTCCTCCGGTTTCTCCGAAACCCACTCCTCCACCCACAGCTCCCAaacctaataaaaatataattcagAAAGTTGCTGTGACATCACTGGTGTCACCTTCCAATCAGACCGTCACCATAACTACCGCCACACCCCCTGTCACGCCCCCTAATGCAGTAAAAACACCAACATCACCAGCTCAAAGTCCACAAACTCCACAGACTCCCATCACTCCACCCATTAAACCACCTCGCTCCTCCATCGGGGGGGTGTCTATGGACgctgggggcggggctccacAGACGTCAGAGGTCGCTGGAGTGACGAGTGTGGACGCGGTGCATCAGAAGATTGAGGAGACAAGTGCATCGCTCGCTGCAGCACTGCAGGCTGTGGAGGAGAAAATCAAAGAGGACAGGAATAAAGA CTTGTTGGCTGAGAATAAGAGCACAGTGAGCATCCTGGACGACATTGGCAGCATGTTCGACGACTTGGCCGATCAGCTGGATGCCATGCTGGAGTGA